A genome region from Conger conger chromosome 16, fConCon1.1, whole genome shotgun sequence includes the following:
- the LOC133115106 gene encoding HUWE1-associated protein modifying stress responses, producing the protein MEDKKEEGEAEIQEHGPEHWFSKWERQCLAEAEQEEPSEEEADQSQQKMWHLFQNSATAVAQLYKDRVCQQQGLSLWVPFQNAATAVTNLYKESVEAHQRSYDLGIQIGYQRRNKDVLAWVKKRRRTIRREDLISFLCGKAPPPRTSKAPPKLTVMSPNRAPSTETSSSVETDLQPFREAIALHGLSGAMASISVRSGAPGSPTHVSGSSNPGRRRNGLHDVDLNTFISEEMALHLDNGSTRKRASVQCDVITDSPTHKRNRMI; encoded by the exons ATGGAGGataaaaaggaggagggggaagcgGAGATCCAGGAACACGGCCCCGAACATTGGTTCTCGAAATGGGAGCGGCAGTGTTTAGCCGAGGCCGAGCAGGAGGAACCCAGCGAAGAAGAGGCCGACCAGAGCCAGCAGAAAATGTGGCATCTCTTCCAGAATTCTGCCACCGCTGTCGCACAGCTCTACAAAG ACCGAGTTTGCCAGCAACAGGGACTGTCACTGTGGGTACCTTTTCAAAATGCTGCAACAGCTGTCACCAATCTCTATAAAG AAAGCGTGGAAGCCCACCAGAGGAGTTACGACCTAGGAATTCAGATCGGCTATCAGCGCCGCAACAAGGACGTTCTGGCGTGGGTTAAAAAGCGCAGGAGAACCATCCGCCGGGAGGACTTGATCAGTTTCCTTTGCGGGAAGGCCCCCCCGCCACGGACTTCTAAAGCCCCGCCCAAACTGACTGTCATGTCTCCCAACCGGGCGCCTTCCACAGAAACTAGCTCCTCCGTAGAGACAGACCTGCAGCCCTTCAGAGAAGCCATAGCGCTGCACG GCCTGAGCGGGGCGATGGCGAGCATCAGCGTGCGCTCGGGCGCCCCCGGCTCGCCCACCCACGTGAGCGGCAGCTCCAACCCGGGCCGGCGGAGAAACGGCCTGCACGACGTGGACTTGAACACTTTCATCTCCGAGGAGATGGCCCTGCACCTGGACAACGGCAGCACGCGCAAGCGGGCCTCGGTCCAGTGCGACGTCATCACAGACTCCCCCACCCATAAACGCAACCGGATGATCTAG